From the genome of Symbiobacterium terraclitae, one region includes:
- a CDS encoding monovalent cation:proton antiporter family protein has protein sequence MPNHGPALGSLVLVAVLAFVVPLLLNRLRRVRVPIAAGEILAGMLVGKSGLGLVHSDELLSIFNFLGIGALMFLAGMEIDLAALVGGGARPKGRPAWLARLHQPLALGAALFLLTAYGAWWFAHRLHARGLVEEPLFLTLIVATCGLSIIMPVLKERNMFADPFGQVLFSTAVIADFLPMLGLSVLAAVRLNGSALEALWILALLGFGVLVYLAARWLQRFKLLEGLTGGTAQISVRAAWALMLVFLALAQTVGVEAILGSFLAGLLLSMLAGSHREEISHKLDALGFGFLIPIFFVMVGVEFDLRALLSDPAALALVPLLLGGTILVKALPGVLLAIWHPLRRTLAGMALLTTQMSVTIAASAVAYTVGAYGASTHAAVVLVAIVTAILGPILFNRILGDAGPEPERTGVVLAGMNRLSLHLGRRLLAHGVPVSAVDEHPERVQEFAGAGISAVLSHPSAEEGLRQAGAERARALVALTGDERSNLAAARLGRSQFGIPRAILFATSPECLAEAAQEGLEAVNPDLSPALLVESLLTSPGATALLTGEDRDVQIQDFTLTGGPLVGTALRDARLPAGVLVVSVLRGAEKIVPHGNTVLQQGDLLTVVGPPESWEAMRRLAAGQSV, from the coding sequence TTGCCCAACCACGGCCCTGCGCTGGGCAGCCTGGTCCTGGTCGCCGTACTCGCATTCGTGGTCCCGCTCCTGCTCAACCGGCTGCGGCGCGTCCGCGTTCCGATCGCCGCAGGCGAGATCCTGGCGGGCATGCTCGTGGGCAAGAGCGGCCTGGGCCTGGTGCACAGCGACGAGCTGCTCTCGATCTTCAACTTCCTCGGAATCGGAGCGCTGATGTTCCTCGCCGGCATGGAGATCGACCTGGCGGCGCTGGTGGGCGGCGGGGCCCGCCCCAAGGGCCGCCCGGCCTGGCTGGCGCGCCTGCACCAACCGCTCGCGCTGGGGGCCGCGCTCTTCCTGCTCACCGCTTACGGCGCGTGGTGGTTCGCACACCGGCTGCACGCCCGCGGGCTGGTGGAGGAGCCGCTCTTCCTCACGCTGATCGTCGCCACGTGCGGGTTGTCGATCATCATGCCCGTTCTGAAGGAGCGCAACATGTTCGCCGACCCCTTCGGGCAGGTACTCTTCTCCACCGCCGTCATCGCGGACTTCCTGCCGATGCTGGGCCTGTCGGTGCTCGCAGCCGTCAGGCTGAACGGATCGGCCCTGGAGGCGCTCTGGATCCTGGCCCTGCTGGGCTTCGGCGTCCTCGTCTACCTGGCCGCCCGGTGGCTGCAGCGGTTCAAGCTGCTGGAGGGGCTGACCGGCGGCACGGCGCAGATCTCGGTGCGGGCCGCGTGGGCCCTGATGCTGGTCTTCCTCGCCCTGGCCCAGACCGTCGGCGTCGAGGCCATCCTCGGCTCCTTCCTCGCCGGCCTGCTCCTCTCCATGCTGGCCGGCAGCCACCGGGAGGAGATCAGCCACAAGCTGGACGCCCTGGGCTTCGGGTTCCTGATCCCCATCTTCTTCGTAATGGTCGGCGTGGAGTTCGACCTGCGGGCGCTGCTGAGCGACCCCGCGGCGCTGGCGCTGGTGCCGCTGCTCCTGGGGGGCACGATCCTGGTGAAGGCGCTGCCCGGGGTGCTGCTGGCCATCTGGCACCCGCTCCGCCGCACGCTGGCCGGCATGGCCCTCTTGACGACGCAGATGTCGGTCACCATCGCCGCCTCCGCCGTCGCCTACACCGTGGGCGCGTACGGCGCCTCCACCCACGCCGCGGTGGTCCTGGTGGCGATCGTCACCGCGATCCTGGGGCCCATCCTCTTCAACCGCATCCTCGGCGACGCCGGGCCCGAACCGGAGCGCACCGGCGTGGTGCTGGCCGGCATGAACCGGCTCTCGCTGCACCTGGGGCGCCGCCTGCTGGCGCACGGCGTGCCGGTCAGCGCAGTGGACGAGCACCCCGAGCGCGTGCAGGAGTTCGCCGGCGCCGGCATCAGCGCCGTGCTGAGCCATCCGTCCGCGGAGGAGGGCCTGCGGCAGGCCGGGGCGGAGCGGGCCCGGGCCCTGGTGGCCCTGACGGGCGACGAGCGCTCCAACCTGGCCGCGGCCCGGCTGGGGCGCAGCCAGTTCGGCATTCCCCGCGCGATCCTCTTCGCCACCTCCCCGGAATGCCTGGCCGAGGCCGCCCAGGAGGGGCTGGAGGCGGTCAACCCCGACCTCTCCCCCGCCCTGCTGGTGGAGAGCCTGCTCACGAGCCCCGGCGCGACGGCGCTGCTCACCGGCGAGGACCGGGACGTGCAGATTCAGGACTTCACCCTGACCGGCGGCCCGCTGGTGGGCACCGCGCTGCGGGATGCCCGGCTGCCCGCCGGGGTGCTCGTGGTCTCGGTGCTGCGGGGCGCCGAGAAGATCGTGCCCCACGGCAACACCGTGCTGCAGCAGGGGGACCTCCTTACCGTGGTCGGCCCCCCGGAATCCTGGGAGGCCATGCGCCGGCTGGCGGCCGGCCAGTCCGTCTGA
- a CDS encoding RNA recognition motif domain-containing protein, producing the protein MPFSIYVGNLPWRTTQEDLRALFEPYGEVESARIITDRETGRSRGFGFVDMADEEAGRRAIAELNNYDYEGRPLTVNEAQARQGGM; encoded by the coding sequence GTGCCATTCAGCATCTACGTCGGAAATCTGCCCTGGCGCACCACACAGGAAGACCTTCGGGCCCTGTTTGAGCCGTACGGCGAGGTGGAGAGCGCTCGCATCATCACCGACCGTGAGACGGGCCGCTCCCGCGGCTTCGGCTTCGTGGACATGGCGGACGAGGAGGCGGGCCGCAGGGCCATCGCCGAGTTGAACAACTACGACTATGAGGGCCGCCCGCTCACCGTGAACGAGGCCCAGGCCCGTCAGGGCGGCATGTGA